Proteins from a genomic interval of Sphingobacterium sp. SYP-B4668:
- a CDS encoding glycosyltransferase family 4 protein encodes MKRVYLISELFYPNKTSTAYIMTEIAKFLSKNYDTSVIYADIAYDANVDHVNEKKLEGIKLIKSRALSLDKNKFFNRILGSLYTTFSFAGKILRYVAKEDVVFAVTNPFLLVILLGCIRRCKKFRYVLLVHDVFPENAVPAGVLKNNSFSYKIMKTMYDWSYSMADELIVLGRDMEKLVASKVSRGKKIHIVENWFDSDLQPNLVFDRNNYLGVDVTDKIVIGFAGNMGRVQYLEEFLKIFASSHNEKLHMILVGDGACKNDILNFLKKNGIDNVHYLGPKPRSEQSYFLNSCDIGLVTLSPAMYGLGVPSKSYNLLALGKPILFVGDEGAEIDLLIKDNQIGWSFNWDNPEPLRSFLTTLNNKDNIKSEKAKILANERFAENIVLSKINQIIK; translated from the coding sequence ATGAAGAGAGTATATCTGATTTCAGAATTATTTTATCCGAATAAAACCTCAACGGCTTATATTATGACAGAAATAGCCAAATTTCTGTCCAAAAATTATGATACCTCTGTAATATATGCTGACATAGCCTATGACGCTAATGTAGATCATGTAAATGAAAAAAAACTGGAAGGAATAAAGTTAATCAAATCGAGAGCCTTATCATTAGATAAAAACAAATTTTTTAACAGGATTCTGGGATCTTTGTACACAACATTTTCTTTTGCTGGAAAAATTTTGAGATACGTTGCGAAAGAGGATGTAGTTTTTGCAGTAACTAATCCATTTTTACTTGTGATTTTACTTGGATGTATTCGTAGGTGCAAAAAATTTAGGTATGTTCTCTTGGTTCACGATGTATTTCCGGAAAATGCTGTTCCGGCAGGTGTATTGAAAAACAACTCGTTTTCATATAAAATTATGAAGACGATGTATGATTGGTCTTACAGCATGGCAGACGAATTGATTGTATTGGGAAGAGATATGGAAAAACTTGTGGCTTCTAAAGTAAGCCGTGGAAAAAAAATTCATATCGTTGAAAATTGGTTTGATTCTGATTTACAACCTAATTTGGTTTTTGATAGAAATAACTATCTAGGAGTTGATGTAACGGATAAAATCGTTATCGGATTTGCTGGGAATATGGGAAGAGTACAATATTTAGAGGAGTTTTTGAAAATATTTGCCTCATCTCATAATGAAAAATTACATATGATTTTGGTAGGAGATGGCGCATGTAAAAATGATATACTGAACTTTTTAAAAAAGAACGGTATTGATAACGTACATTATCTAGGCCCTAAACCGCGCTCTGAGCAATCATATTTCTTAAATAGTTGTGATATAGGCTTAGTGACATTATCGCCGGCTATGTACGGTCTTGGCGTACCTTCGAAATCCTATAATTTATTAGCGTTAGGTAAACCCATTCTTTTCGTGGGAGATGAAGGGGCTGAAATTGATTTGTTAATTAAGGATAATCAGATTGGTTGGAGTTTTAACTGGGATAATCCCGAGCCTTTAAGAAGTTTTTTAACAACTTTAAATAACAAAGATAATATCAAATCAGAGAAAGCGAAGATATTAGCTAATGAAAGGTTTGCGGAAAATATAGTTCTTTCTAAGATAAACCAAATCATCAAATGA
- a CDS encoding NAD-dependent epimerase/dehydratase family protein: MKVTILGASGFIGKHLLSGIKDVCGSSLRRDGWQNDLKSSVVILNLVGKAHDHKGTATEQDYYYANLELTKQIFQVFVSSSAKLFIHISSLAALEEFESNRPLTEENNCHPESWYGSSKRAAEEWLLDQELPSDKKLVILRPTMVHGPGDKGNLGLLYKLISRGIPYPLSSFDNSRSFISISNFCFFIEQIIENYDKLESGIYHIADDEPISTNEIIEVIKKVTNKKVMSISLPKYLVRMIAKVGDVIPIPLNTKRLKKMTSDLLVSNQKIKAALGIEKLPLTAKEGLERTIRSFGEAKS; encoded by the coding sequence ATGAAAGTAACAATTTTAGGAGCTAGCGGATTCATTGGAAAGCATTTACTTAGTGGGATTAAAGATGTTTGTGGGAGCTCATTACGACGTGACGGGTGGCAAAATGATCTGAAGAGCAGTGTCGTTATACTTAATCTTGTGGGTAAGGCTCACGATCACAAGGGAACTGCGACCGAACAGGATTATTATTACGCTAACTTAGAGTTAACAAAGCAGATTTTTCAGGTTTTTGTAAGCTCCTCTGCTAAGCTGTTCATCCATATAAGTTCGTTGGCTGCCCTGGAAGAATTCGAATCTAACAGGCCGTTGACAGAAGAGAACAATTGTCATCCCGAATCTTGGTACGGGAGCTCAAAACGAGCTGCGGAGGAATGGCTTTTGGACCAAGAACTACCATCAGATAAAAAGTTGGTTATCCTTAGGCCGACAATGGTACACGGACCTGGTGACAAAGGAAATCTGGGCTTGCTATATAAATTGATATCGAGGGGAATTCCCTATCCTTTAAGTTCATTTGATAATAGCCGTTCCTTTATATCGATTTCTAACTTTTGTTTTTTTATCGAACAGATTATAGAAAATTACGATAAATTGGAATCAGGGATATATCATATCGCTGATGATGAACCAATTTCTACAAATGAAATTATTGAGGTCATTAAGAAGGTTACGAACAAAAAGGTTATGAGTATTTCACTGCCTAAATATTTGGTTAGGATGATAGCTAAAGTCGGAGATGTGATTCCGATACCGTTAAATACGAAGCGACTTAAAAAGATGACTAGTGATTTATTGGTTTCGAATCAAAAGATTAAAGCGGCTTTGGGAATTGAGAAATTGCCATTGACGGCGAAGGAGGGATTGGAGAGGACGATAAGGTCTTTTGGGGAGGCTAAGAGTTAG
- a CDS encoding UDP-GlcNAc--UDP-phosphate GlcNAc-1-phosphate transferase: MIYLVVFIVLFVAELAYFRVADRFNIIDKPNERSSHTAITLRGGGIIFYLGALAYFILSGFQYPYFFLGLTLMTVVSFADDIMTLSNKIRLLVHLLSVLLMAYELDVFGMPWYYLVITFIVVIGVINAYNFMDGINGITACYSLAVGGLLLLVSHHVDFIDRDLLIYSMLSILVFAFFNFRAKAKCFAGDVGSVAIAFILLFALAALIIKTQNLIYILFLVVYGVDTVWTIVRRLSKRENIFQAHRSHLYQYLGNEAGVNKLVVSFVYGVLQFIIGLLVIRFTDESVTIQLGFAIGLLLALSLIYLMLKRYVLKRYIG; this comes from the coding sequence ATGATATATTTAGTAGTTTTTATAGTTCTTTTTGTGGCGGAATTAGCATATTTCCGGGTTGCAGATCGATTCAATATTATTGACAAGCCGAATGAGCGTAGTTCGCATACCGCTATTACGTTAAGAGGTGGTGGGATTATATTTTATTTAGGGGCGTTAGCTTATTTTATTCTATCGGGATTCCAATACCCTTATTTCTTCCTAGGTCTGACATTGATGACAGTAGTGAGCTTTGCGGATGATATCATGACCTTATCCAATAAAATTCGCCTGTTGGTCCATCTGCTATCAGTACTGTTAATGGCATATGAACTGGATGTATTCGGTATGCCTTGGTATTATTTGGTGATAACATTTATAGTGGTAATCGGCGTTATTAATGCCTACAATTTTATGGATGGTATCAATGGAATCACGGCTTGCTACAGCCTAGCGGTAGGTGGCTTGTTACTATTGGTCAGCCATCACGTCGATTTTATCGACCGGGATTTGTTAATATATAGTATGCTCTCGATATTGGTATTTGCTTTTTTTAACTTTAGGGCCAAAGCGAAATGCTTTGCGGGAGATGTTGGCTCTGTGGCTATTGCTTTTATCTTGCTGTTTGCATTGGCTGCCTTGATAATTAAGACCCAGAACTTGATTTATATATTATTCCTAGTAGTATACGGAGTGGACACGGTGTGGACAATTGTGCGGCGGCTCTCCAAAAGAGAAAACATTTTCCAAGCGCATCGCTCACATCTGTACCAATACTTAGGGAATGAGGCCGGCGTGAATAAGCTAGTGGTATCTTTTGTATACGGAGTACTACAGTTTATCATTGGTTTACTCGTGATACGGTTTACAGATGAAAGTGTTACCATCCAATTAGGATTTGCAATTGGCCTGCTGTTAGCATTAAGCCTTATTTATTTGATGTTGAAGCGATATGTGTTGAAGAGGTATATTGGGTAA
- a CDS encoding four helix bundle protein, with protein MKTHKDLDVWKKSIDLVTTIYELSKVFPKDEVYGLTNQIRRAAVSIPSNISEGAARQSKKEFIQFLYIALGSAMEVETQLIISKNLQYISEKKQIEILDELSCISKMINGLITYLKERN; from the coding sequence ATGAAAACACACAAAGACTTGGATGTTTGGAAGAAAAGTATTGACCTGGTCACGACTATTTACGAATTGAGCAAAGTTTTCCCGAAGGACGAGGTGTATGGATTAACGAACCAGATAAGGAGGGCTGCTGTCTCAATCCCGAGTAATATCTCGGAAGGAGCTGCAAGACAATCAAAAAAGGAATTTATACAGTTTCTGTATATCGCATTAGGAAGTGCGATGGAAGTAGAAACTCAATTGATTATCAGTAAAAACTTGCAATATATTTCTGAAAAGAAGCAGATTGAGATTTTAGACGAATTAAGTTGCATTAGTAAAATGATTAATGGCCTTATTACATATCTAAAGGAACGGAATTAA
- a CDS encoding WxcM-like domain-containing protein: MHINFITGGIAKDYRGQIRFVNDFDMSQVKRFYIIQNADAELVRGWRAHRIEQRWFYVLSGAFAVDLVEIDNWEDASPDLAIQREIIHVTEQRVFHVPAGYGTAFRALEPNSELLVFADYGIENAKLDDHTWPVDYFVNRLV, translated from the coding sequence ATGCATATAAATTTTATTACAGGTGGCATCGCCAAAGATTATAGAGGTCAAATTCGGTTCGTAAATGACTTTGATATGTCGCAAGTCAAACGATTCTACATCATTCAAAATGCAGATGCCGAGCTGGTCAGGGGCTGGCGTGCGCATCGTATAGAGCAGCGCTGGTTTTATGTCTTATCGGGTGCATTCGCCGTAGACTTGGTCGAAATCGATAATTGGGAGGATGCATCTCCTGATTTGGCCATACAAAGAGAGATTATCCATGTCACAGAACAGCGTGTATTCCACGTACCTGCTGGATATGGTACCGCTTTTCGAGCCTTAGAACCGAATAGCGAACTGTTGGTATTCGCAGATTATGGTATCGAGAATGCTAAGCTGGACGACCACACCTGGCCAGTGGATTATTTTGTGAATAGGTTGGTGTAG
- a CDS encoding nucleotidyltransferase family protein, with protein sequence MIKKEKPTLVILAAGMASRYGSAKQVESIGPYQEKIIDYSIYDAVRAGFGKIVFVIREEFLTIMQKNVGDRLPKEIEVAYAFQDFDLRKFGVEMHVERQKPWGTAHAVMSAHEHVDGPFCVINADDFYGYDAFERMADFLTNEATDGQMALVGFEIGNTLSDYGYVSRGVCEVNGTGQMTSVTERTNIYRKDEGEDMHIVYRSDDQEVILPKETRVSMNFWGFTPKVIEVAKELFPAFVAENQDNPKAEFFIPNIPDYMVKKQMAQFAVLPTSSKWFGVTYKEDKAIVQASIRQLIADGVYPRRLWPKPVNEALYLDF encoded by the coding sequence ATGATAAAAAAAGAAAAACCTACGCTGGTCATACTGGCGGCTGGAATGGCTAGCCGATACGGCTCTGCTAAGCAAGTGGAAAGCATTGGTCCATATCAAGAGAAAATTATCGATTATTCCATATACGATGCGGTCCGCGCTGGATTCGGCAAGATTGTCTTTGTTATCCGAGAAGAATTCTTAACCATCATGCAGAAAAATGTGGGCGATCGGCTTCCCAAAGAGATAGAAGTAGCTTATGCTTTCCAGGATTTTGACCTGCGTAAATTCGGCGTGGAGATGCACGTCGAGCGGCAAAAACCGTGGGGCACGGCACATGCGGTAATGAGTGCGCATGAACATGTAGATGGCCCATTCTGTGTCATCAATGCCGATGATTTCTATGGTTATGATGCTTTCGAACGGATGGCTGATTTCTTGACGAATGAAGCAACAGATGGACAAATGGCCTTGGTAGGTTTTGAAATAGGAAATACGCTATCCGACTATGGATATGTATCGCGAGGGGTATGCGAGGTGAATGGCACAGGACAGATGACGAGCGTGACCGAACGCACCAATATATACCGTAAAGACGAAGGAGAGGACATGCATATCGTCTACCGCTCGGACGACCAAGAGGTGATACTCCCTAAAGAGACAAGGGTATCCATGAACTTTTGGGGATTCACCCCCAAAGTAATCGAGGTAGCTAAGGAGCTGTTTCCAGCTTTCGTAGCAGAGAACCAAGATAACCCGAAAGCCGAATTTTTTATTCCCAATATTCCAGACTACATGGTAAAGAAGCAGATGGCGCAATTTGCAGTGCTGCCAACTTCGTCCAAATGGTTTGGCGTGACCTATAAAGAGGACAAGGCGATAGTACAAGCAAGTATTCGACAATTGATAGCGGATGGGGTGTACCCGAGAAGGCTATGGCCGAAGCCTGTAAATGAAGCGCTGTATTTGGATTTTTAG
- a CDS encoding RNA polymerase sigma factor, which translates to MKLTNYHVLPENHLIPLLKNGDREAFEEIFNRYYHFLLQYADQLTHDSQQSEDLIQEIFIRAWQNRERFDDSKNLFNYLKVSVRNGFLNQERTKTTHTAFKKELTHYLTAGYTTADQGMIEKELIARLESIAAALPGKMGKVFMMTHFENCSNEEIALALGVSEKTVKNLLSQAVGNIRLRMGLSLALAILLS; encoded by the coding sequence ATGAAACTAACCAATTATCATGTATTGCCCGAAAATCATTTGATTCCGTTATTGAAGAATGGCGATCGGGAGGCCTTCGAAGAAATCTTTAATCGATATTACCATTTTCTGCTCCAATATGCAGATCAACTGACGCATGATAGTCAACAAAGCGAGGACCTCATCCAAGAGATATTTATCCGAGCGTGGCAAAACCGCGAACGATTTGACGATTCCAAAAATCTATTTAATTATCTCAAAGTGAGTGTTCGGAACGGCTTCCTGAATCAAGAACGGACCAAGACGACGCATACAGCTTTCAAAAAAGAATTGACCCACTACCTAACGGCGGGATACACGACTGCGGACCAAGGGATGATCGAGAAGGAGCTTATTGCACGTTTGGAAAGCATAGCTGCAGCACTGCCCGGCAAAATGGGAAAGGTATTCATGATGACCCACTTCGAGAATTGCAGCAATGAAGAGATTGCCCTCGCACTGGGGGTCTCCGAGAAGACCGTCAAAAATCTATTGAGCCAAGCTGTTGGCAATATTCGCCTACGTATGGGACTCTCCCTAGCATTGGCTATTTTACTTTCGTAA
- a CDS encoding FecR family protein encodes MKDDAIAMGNTEAQKLIERYMEGTATPQERLQVEAALNRHMANSDVRRTPEEMAKATRRSKEAVLAAIELPARSRGLRYRALPYVAAAALLIVGLVFWRIGDGKKDRPDMQAERQTRVDPQQVLPGGNRATLTLADGSTYALDEQQTGVVIGPDAIKYGDGSALLDKEGGNAELTSAVLTTPKGGTYQVTLPDGTKVWLNAASTLKYPTKFTDMERVVELQGEAYFDVTKQQAKGGGPMAGAAVPFKVKTKDQVVEVLGTGFNISAYAEDVETKTTLVEGRVNIVTNGGAGTLLLPGEQATLRRSKVDVRKVDVEQFTAWKDGFFYFDNLSPQIALAQLARWYDVEVLYQGAIPEKRIFGMIDRGKSLGSVLKSLEKSGLTFRLTEANGHKELLVQGER; translated from the coding sequence ATGAAAGATGACGCTATCGCTATGGGAAATACAGAAGCACAGAAACTAATAGAACGCTATATGGAAGGGACGGCTACTCCTCAAGAGCGGCTGCAGGTCGAGGCTGCCCTCAATCGACATATGGCGAATAGCGATGTGCGGCGTACACCGGAGGAAATGGCGAAGGCTACCCGACGGAGTAAGGAGGCTGTGCTTGCCGCAATTGAACTACCGGCAAGGTCACGGGGCCTTAGATATCGGGCGCTACCCTATGTAGCAGCGGCAGCGCTACTGATTGTGGGCCTGGTGTTTTGGCGGATAGGGGATGGGAAAAAGGATCGTCCAGATATGCAAGCTGAGCGACAAACGAGGGTAGACCCTCAGCAGGTGTTGCCAGGAGGCAACCGGGCGACCTTGACTTTGGCCGATGGAAGTACCTATGCACTGGATGAACAGCAGACAGGGGTGGTAATAGGGCCGGATGCCATTAAGTATGGTGATGGCAGTGCATTGTTGGACAAAGAGGGAGGGAACGCTGAACTCACCTCTGCAGTACTGACTACACCTAAGGGGGGGACGTATCAGGTGACACTCCCGGATGGTACAAAGGTGTGGCTCAATGCGGCCTCGACCCTAAAATATCCAACCAAATTCACGGATATGGAAAGGGTGGTCGAACTGCAGGGAGAGGCCTACTTTGATGTGACCAAACAACAAGCAAAAGGAGGTGGACCTATGGCAGGTGCTGCGGTACCATTTAAAGTAAAAACGAAAGACCAGGTGGTAGAAGTCCTAGGGACCGGATTTAATATATCAGCCTATGCGGAGGATGTCGAGACGAAGACAACCTTGGTGGAGGGCCGGGTAAATATTGTCACGAATGGAGGGGCAGGCACGCTGTTGCTACCAGGGGAGCAAGCGACACTACGCAGATCTAAAGTGGACGTCCGAAAGGTGGATGTCGAACAATTTACAGCTTGGAAAGACGGATTCTTCTATTTCGATAACTTGTCGCCCCAAATCGCGTTGGCCCAACTGGCACGCTGGTATGATGTGGAGGTGCTGTATCAAGGGGCTATCCCCGAAAAGCGGATATTCGGCATGATAGACCGAGGCAAATCACTGGGCTCGGTATTGAAGTCATTGGAAAAAAGTGGGCTGACCTTCAGGCTTACAGAGGCCAATGGCCATAAGGAGCTGCTTGTGCAGGGCGAAAGATAG
- a CDS encoding SusC/RagA family TonB-linked outer membrane protein, with amino-acid sequence MKLAIFLTFLFIVQAAAEGRAQKITLHAKNTSLRDVMKDIQKQQGYSFLFRGDRIAMTRVNVQVKDVVFSEAMRAILAGHELVWSLDDGIVTIMPGAPQPTQREKAEDRPQERLVSGVVSDNERKPLAGVTVRVKGTQVATTTNGDGAYEIRLPNGATTLTYSLIGRQTKELAVGSQVRIDVLLGEEVADLDEVVVVGYGTMRKSDLTGSVSQVKPAQLEAVPVYNMEQALKSGATGVRVVQNSGAPGSRMEVRIRGGNSMIGDNQPLYVVDGFPVTGDISYLNPSDIESVDILKDASATAIYGARGANGVVIITSKKGKSGQPTKIDLQSQVGVQEDIKRMKVLDAKEYAIVANEWLKNSGQQPFFDVNEIKGPGTDWQSEVLRSAILHNHTLTFSGGSEKSRYSLSGSYYDQDGIIINTGAKRGSVRLNMDHQLFDWLTMDVNINLSRRERFQVPVDNGNFGNTVYSGAVSAPPTLDVYDANGQYTQIGQIYSFAEATMVNPLIYHKPYKNRGFTNVLIGNTSFTVKIAEGLTFKTLLGTEAHNVATEEFRPLIFENDRGGASQGTSYRSSFLNENILNYNRAFGDRHQLGLMGGFTYQDETLRTSGISVSGFANNNTENYNLGVAETVNPPSSGISKWAMASWLARANYSYADKYLLTASIRADGSSRFGENNKWAAFPSGAVAWKASNEPFLQEVEAIDELKLRASVGVTGNTALSPYQSRDRISPVRTIYGNSTEVIGYVPSGIANPDLKWETTTQMDVGIDLALLNNRFKITADYYIKNTTDLLASVPLPPSVGFGAMLQNIGEIRNQGFEFNLAADILTREFKWDAAVRLSTNKNKIVSLAGGNDIFSAELNQFRSSMNIAREGQPFGMFLGLIEDGLDDKGLIKYVDQNQDGQINALDRVIIGNPYPNMVYGFNSNFSYKSLELNLFIEGVTGNDIFWATAGTNLNSFQRGTNQFQDLVGNYWTAESPNPNAKYPKISSTTLVDVSDRFIEDGSYLRLKSVRLAYNMPIAKWTNSKVKRAQVYVSGVNLFTITNYPGIDPDVNTTGSDGQGVGDRLRMGIDQSAYPTAKMYMAGINFSF; translated from the coding sequence ATGAAATTAGCGATTTTTTTAACTTTTCTTTTCATTGTCCAGGCTGCGGCCGAAGGGCGAGCACAAAAGATTACTCTTCATGCCAAAAATACCAGTCTGCGGGATGTCATGAAAGATATCCAAAAACAACAGGGCTATTCCTTCTTGTTTCGTGGCGATCGCATAGCCATGACACGTGTCAATGTGCAAGTCAAAGATGTAGTATTTTCGGAGGCGATGCGGGCTATATTGGCAGGCCATGAATTGGTTTGGTCACTTGATGACGGCATTGTCACCATCATGCCAGGCGCACCGCAGCCTACGCAAAGGGAAAAAGCCGAGGATAGGCCCCAAGAACGGCTGGTCTCGGGAGTGGTCAGCGATAATGAGCGTAAGCCTTTGGCGGGGGTGACGGTACGGGTGAAGGGGACCCAAGTGGCTACCACGACCAATGGTGATGGAGCATATGAAATTCGCCTCCCGAATGGAGCGACTACATTGACCTATTCGTTGATAGGTCGGCAAACCAAAGAGTTGGCGGTGGGAAGCCAAGTGCGGATCGACGTGCTATTGGGCGAAGAGGTAGCCGATCTGGATGAAGTGGTGGTGGTGGGCTACGGAACGATGCGAAAATCGGATCTGACAGGATCGGTATCGCAGGTGAAACCCGCCCAGCTGGAAGCGGTACCGGTATATAATATGGAGCAGGCCTTGAAATCTGGCGCTACGGGGGTACGTGTGGTGCAGAATTCGGGAGCTCCGGGATCTCGGATGGAGGTGCGGATACGGGGCGGCAACTCTATGATAGGGGACAACCAACCCCTGTATGTGGTAGACGGATTTCCGGTGACGGGGGATATCAGCTATCTCAACCCATCTGATATCGAATCGGTCGATATCTTAAAGGATGCTTCTGCCACTGCTATATATGGCGCAAGGGGAGCGAATGGGGTGGTCATCATTACCTCCAAAAAGGGAAAATCAGGCCAACCCACCAAAATAGACCTGCAGAGTCAGGTCGGGGTACAGGAAGATATCAAACGGATGAAGGTATTGGATGCGAAAGAATATGCGATCGTAGCCAATGAATGGTTAAAGAACAGTGGACAGCAGCCATTTTTTGATGTCAACGAAATCAAGGGCCCAGGTACGGATTGGCAAAGTGAAGTATTAAGAAGTGCGATCCTACACAATCATACGCTTACCTTCTCAGGGGGATCTGAAAAAAGTCGATACTCCCTATCTGGAAGCTATTACGATCAAGACGGAATCATTATCAATACAGGTGCTAAACGGGGATCGGTGAGACTTAATATGGACCATCAGCTGTTTGATTGGTTGACCATGGATGTCAACATCAACTTGTCTCGAAGAGAGCGTTTTCAGGTGCCGGTGGATAATGGCAATTTCGGTAATACGGTATATTCGGGTGCGGTGTCGGCCCCACCCACATTGGATGTGTATGATGCCAATGGACAATATACACAGATAGGTCAGATATACTCGTTTGCGGAGGCCACGATGGTCAACCCGCTGATCTATCACAAGCCCTATAAAAATAGAGGTTTTACCAATGTATTGATTGGAAATACGAGCTTCACGGTCAAGATCGCAGAAGGGCTGACCTTCAAAACATTACTGGGCACCGAAGCCCATAACGTAGCGACGGAGGAATTTAGACCTCTTATTTTTGAAAATGATAGGGGAGGCGCCTCGCAAGGGACTTCCTATAGATCGTCCTTCTTGAACGAGAATATCTTGAATTATAACCGTGCATTCGGGGATCGCCATCAGCTGGGCTTGATGGGCGGATTTACCTATCAGGATGAAACCCTTCGTACATCGGGAATCAGTGTAAGCGGGTTTGCAAACAACAATACTGAGAATTATAACCTAGGTGTGGCCGAGACGGTGAATCCGCCTTCGTCTGGAATATCCAAATGGGCGATGGCCTCTTGGTTGGCAAGGGCCAACTACTCCTACGCGGACAAGTATTTGCTGACGGCCAGTATACGTGCCGATGGATCGTCGCGCTTTGGCGAAAATAATAAATGGGCGGCATTCCCATCGGGAGCGGTGGCTTGGAAAGCGAGCAATGAGCCTTTTCTTCAAGAGGTCGAGGCTATCGATGAATTGAAGCTAAGGGCAAGTGTAGGGGTGACTGGAAACACCGCCCTATCGCCTTATCAATCTCGAGACCGTATTTCGCCGGTGAGGACCATCTACGGCAATAGTACGGAGGTCATCGGCTATGTGCCCTCGGGTATAGCCAACCCCGACCTAAAGTGGGAGACGACTACACAGATGGACGTGGGCATAGACCTAGCGCTATTGAACAACCGATTCAAGATAACAGCGGATTATTATATCAAGAATACCACCGATTTATTGGCATCGGTGCCACTGCCTCCTTCGGTCGGGTTTGGCGCTATGCTACAGAATATCGGCGAAATAAGGAATCAAGGATTTGAGTTCAACTTGGCAGCGGATATCTTGACACGCGAATTTAAATGGGATGCAGCTGTCCGGCTTTCGACAAATAAGAATAAAATTGTTTCGCTAGCGGGAGGAAATGATATCTTCAGTGCAGAATTGAACCAATTCCGATCGAGTATGAACATCGCTAGAGAGGGACAGCCTTTCGGGATGTTTCTGGGACTGATCGAAGATGGATTGGATGACAAGGGCTTGATCAAATATGTGGATCAGAATCAAGATGGACAAATCAACGCGCTGGACCGCGTGATTATCGGGAATCCCTATCCGAACATGGTCTATGGATTTAACAGCAACTTCTCCTACAAAAGCCTGGAATTGAATCTTTTCATAGAGGGCGTGACAGGGAATGATATCTTCTGGGCGACAGCGGGGACAAACCTCAACTCTTTCCAACGCGGGACCAATCAATTTCAGGATCTAGTGGGCAATTATTGGACGGCAGAGTCGCCCAATCCGAACGCGAAATATCCGAAAATCAGCTCCACTACGTTGGTGGATGTCTCCGATCGCTTTATTGAGGATGGAAGCTATCTACGCCTGAAATCGGTCAGGCTGGCGTACAATATGCCTATCGCCAAGTGGACCAACTCAAAGGTGAAGCGGGCCCAGGTCTATGTGTCGGGCGTCAACCTATTCACGATCACCAACTACCCGGGTATCGATCCGGATGTTAATACTACCGGGTCAGATGGGCAAGGAGTGGGAGATAGACTGCGTATGGGGATAGACCAAAGTGCCTATCCGACAGCCAAAATGTATATGGCTGGAATTAATTTTTCATTTTAA